In Hippoglossus stenolepis isolate QCI-W04-F060 chromosome 5, HSTE1.2, whole genome shotgun sequence, one genomic interval encodes:
- the nts gene encoding neurotensin/neuromedin N encodes MQAQLACMLLLFFTCGGLCTDVDQEQRALEEELLSSLFTSKMRQNKQSAPYWRMSLSNLCRMVSSLRQETWSAEEREEGELRGESLQMLEELYSLQHICRALQSREERLLHDSLEYLEENSDTPLKRKSPYILKRQATHTTKSRRPYILKRSTVY; translated from the exons ATGCAGGCACAGCTGGCGTGTAtgctccttctctttttcacaTGTGGGGGACTTTGTACAG ATGTGGACCAGGAGCAGCGAGccctggaggaggagctgctcagCAGTCTCTTCACTTCTAAG ATGAGACAGAACAAGCAGAGTGCCCCCTACTGGCGTATGTCACTGTCCAACCTGTGCAGGATGGTGAGCAGCCTGAGGCAGGAGACGTGGAGCGCTGAGGAGCGGGAGGAGGGCGAGCTGAGGGGAGAGAGCCTCCAGATGCTGGAGGAGCTGTACAGCCTGCAGCACATCTGCAGAGCGCTGCAGAGCcgagaggagagg CTACTTCACGACTCTCTAGAATATTTAGAGGAGAACAGTGACACTCCGCTGAAGCGAAAATCTCCCTACATCCTAAAGAGGCAAGCGACGCACACCACCAAGTCCCGGAGGCCATACATCTTAAAACGGAGTACAGTTTACTGA